ttaaaattttatttgattatgTTGTGTGTAATTCCAGCtaattgctaattctatttttagattttaattaattccaaattAGCCCCAATAACACCTAAACATAAACCTATTTATTTTGACGcgtgtgtgctaagcctgatcaagaaaaatgtacgttcaccaaataatattcagcaaaacataaacatgtcACAAGCACAATctacaagaacacatttacgtggtttggcccaAAAATTGGCTTACATCCACTGCAAAAACTCACCTCCTAAGACACTATATTAAACCGgcgaaaataaatacaagtacacacagatttaccctttcttgtcttatCAATTTCTTCTGGAAATTAGCCCAAGAACAACCCAAGAAATCTACCTTCGCACCTGCGAATAACCCTAGGTTTCTTCCTATTGTTCTCCCTAATTTCCCTACAAGAAACCCCTCCCAAGAAATCAAATCTGTGTCTTTAACTTCACTTACTCTTGCGTACACATCCGTTGGAGATACCCAGCGCCGACCACCCTCCTGCCGTCTCCTTCTCTCCCGTGCGCAGGCGAAGGATCTATCATGGCTGCAGGTGCTCTCTCTCGGTGGTGATGGCCTCCTCGGGTCGCAGGTGTCTCTCCTGCGGCTGGTGGAGGAAGAAGCCTCACAGCTCTGCAAGGGAAGCCGCACCCACCTCCTGCCGGATCCTTCTCTGGTGCGGCCTCACTCTCTCACGCGGCTGAAGAACCCTCGGCTGCAGGTGCTCTCGCTCACGGCCGCTGAAAAAACCCTCTCTTGCGCTCAGGTGCGGCTGCCCTCTGAACCTGCAAACAGAATTTTCAAGAACCCCTTGTGCTGTTGTTTTTCTTGAAGCTGCGAAGACGCCTCCCCAGATTTAGCCCCCTCGCGCTCTACTGTTCAATTTTACAACTAAAGGAAGGATAAAGTAAATTACAACAATGCCCCCCTAACAAATAAAAAATCACAACAGCCATTTGATCTGAAGCAGCGTGGATGGCTCAGATCTATCCTAGATCAAGCTTGACACTCCTACAGATTAAATGACCTAATTTAATAATTTCTAAACTTATAATGTAATGCTATTTATTATTGGCCCATGTGACCTGTGCTGCCGAGTATTTTTCCTagtaaaaaaagtttaaaaaaactTAAGACTCCACAAAGCTTAAAAAATATAAACGAAAcgaaaggaaaatatgaaagaatCTAATTTTCATAATTGGTTATAGAGAAAAGtgagaaggaaaataaaatatgtagtaaatcaatgaataaaatttgATTTTAGTCATGattaacatttaaattttttaaaaaaattttagtcaTATTAGaacaaaattatattttcaataatatttatatatagagaaaacataatgaaaaaattatttttttttaagttgtatttttctttcctttcttaaaaaaaatgaaaaatccttaattaaaaaaaaaaaaaaaatacccatgGCATGATTCTTATAATTGACCCTTCAAATAGAAGACGTGATAACTATTGTAACACTCTCTTTGTATAATTATTTTCAATTCAATCCGATTCGATTTTACCAAATCCTTCCCCTACAAGATAAATGAGCCATGCATCTACATATGACTACTTAGTTGTGAAAAACAAACACAACCTTAATCGattaacaatattttcccaaagaattataaattagtattttatttttatttttatttttattcaataattatatcaaaaatttgtaaaataagattctttaattttttaatttttatttcttaaaaatgGGGGAGGGGAAGTGGGGAAGTGCGATGACGTGTGGGAATGAGAGTGATTGATGCGGGGGTGTGTGAATTGCCAATTGGCAATTCCATCTGGTTGTCTCGCACCAAATGGTCTGCACTGAACATGTGAATCACGTATATCGTCAATCATCataacaaattaattttctaTTACATTGCGTCGATGGTCATGGCTTATTGGATGAAgtcctttctctcttctcttttcttttctgcTTGGCTGGTGCATGGATCGGCGGGGTTGACTGGGCCATTCATCCTCACCCATTATTATGTACGTATGCATAAAATTAACAACTCCACTTTTCACCGCGTGTTGAAATTTCACATTCAATCCAAAAGCGACAAACTCTAATTGACCTTTTTCTTCTGTTGAAGGTTCAAATTACGTCTGGCACAAAAACTACAGCACATATCCCATTCTCATTCATGCCTCTTTCCATCCTTCTTAGCCATAACATTTGAGCCCTTAATGTCCACAATAAAAACTCAAGTTTTAccattattatgttttttttttttttttgctaatatTCGGGATTTCAACTTGAATGAGTTCTATGAATCTCTCATATGGCATTAAATGGAGACAGGATGTGACCGATCCCACATATATCTcatgataaataaaaaaattaggatCTCTATACAAAATTGAACTTGCCAATTCTTATTACTGACTAGAAAACCTTGTAATTCATGTCTAGTTGAATTAATCTTTATGTTTCTCAAGAGAACTTAAATTAAAAGTCATTGATTAATGAATTGAACCTAGCAAATTAATCTGAAGGCAACTGATAGGGCAAAACAAGATTGAATGATGACCATACAATGTCCTTTGATGATGTaacccaaaaaaaagaaaaaaaagaaaaaaaaaaaaaaaaggcacccTTAAAATTTGAAAGGATTTTAATtttcaatacaaatttaaattcaacacACCCCGGCATATATTTGGTTGAATAACTGTGTTGTCGTAGTTTGTTATGGTTGGACGCGGGCCAGCAAAGAACGACGGCTTCGGCCCATAAAAGTGATGAACTTTCAACAGCTTAGCGTTTTAATTGGGCAACCTACCGGCTCAGCAGCATAGCATTTCATAGGGCCCATTTTCCGGCCCATCCAGTCCACCGCATTGAACCTACTTAACCGCGCGACATATAGTCAACGCCCGTGAAGCCCAGTCTATTGGGCCTCATGGAAGGGGACAAGTGTCCTTTGGAATCGGAGCAATGGGCGGTTCCTCCAGAGGTCCGCCACTTCCTCCACATGAGCCCACTAACTAAACTGCTACTTTGCATGTGCCAGCGACACGTATTCCCGTGAGAACATTTGCGTCACACACCTGTCACACGCTCTTCATCAAACACGCAATCAAAGCCAGAGTGCAGACCCCAACCCAAACTACAAATTGTCAAGAACAAGAACCTGAAaatcacaaatatcaaatatcaaacGGGACACTGCcataacctaaaaaaaaaaatgaaaaaggagaaacaacaTTTTTTGTACGGTGTACGGACATCTTGAGATTCAAAAGTGCAATTTAAATAAGTTTTTTGGTTTTGCTTCTGGGTCCTCTGGGCTTGGTTCCAGTGGGAATTGAATGAAGTTTTCTTGTGAATGCAGTTCTCTCTTGGAAGACTCTTCGCATTCGATCTGGTAAGCTTCCAATTAATGTAGTAGTCGTAATAAATAATAGTGAAACTGTAGAACAAACACTGTAACTGTATCGTGTTTTCTGAGACGTCATAATGCTGATGCTTTTGGGATATGGGCGTTTGAGATAATGTGTTGGGTGTGAAAAAGGGTGTTTTTGGTTTTGTAGGGAATGGTTTGATTTGTGTGGAAAGGGAAGGAGAGGAAAGAAAGtttgaaggaaaaaaaattcatgtaTGGTGTTGACTAATTGGGTATTTGGCTTTATCGATCACAGGTTGTGTCGATGATGTTTAAGAAATGAAGGAGCTTGATATTGTGGGTCTCTCCCTAATCTGATTGAGGTTGATTGTGACTTTGTGAGAACCAAAGATTTCAACGTCTtggaagaaaataaaagaagCTAGGAATCCAGTCACTTTTCACGGGATATCCGGCGCTGTTGACTAGTTTTTTCTTCGCCTGCtctgtttttaaattttttcttcctATAAATATACAATCTTTTATAGGATTCTTCTGCTTCTTTCGCTCTATTTCTCTTTTGGGGGTTTTTTTTCGTCAATCTCTGTTGTTCAGTCGCAGCTGAGTTTTGATCGCACAGATATGGGAGTAAAGGTTGCGTCTTGTTTTAAACTACCCTCTGCattttcctcctcctcctcctcctcttcttcttcttcttcttcatcttcttcttctttatttacaGCACATCATCGCGATCATCATCATAATAATGGAAAAAAGAACCAATTATTTGTTCTTCCATTGGCTTACCGTTCAAATCTTTTTGGTTCTTGTTCGTCATCAATCGTTCTGAGGTTTCCATCCTCCCATAATATGATGTCAAGAAGCTGCAAAGTCAGGCGATCTTGCAGTGCAAGTCTGAACGAGTTCTCCGACGGTGAGTTGTCCAAACAGATTGAAGAATTGGTACAGAGATTCGACGATGGTACTGAATGTAACAACCCCAATTGGACAATACCTGAAACCTTCCGATTCGGAGGAGATGAAAATATCGCCAACGTGGCATTCCGTAACTCCTTTTCTTCATCGCCGGCGGACTGGCCGGAGAGAGACGAGGTTGCGCCGGGGAGTATAGAGCGGAAGGCGAGCAGGGTTGATATCCCTCTGTCCATTCGGATCATAAAGAAAAAGCAAAAATTGCGAGAGGGTTTTAGGGAAGCAGGGGACTTCAGTTACTGTTCTGTGAAAAAGGCTTTCTCCTCGCTTGTGTTCATCATTCGAGAGCTTCAGAGCTATGCGTTACAGATGCGGGAGACTCTGTTGTATGAAGATTTGCAGGAAATTCTAACAGGGGTTCAGAGAGACGTGAACGCATCCTTTGTTTGGTTGTTCCAGAAAGTGTTTGCAGGGACACCGACCCTCATGGTTTATGT
This region of Malania oleifera isolate guangnan ecotype guangnan chromosome 10, ASM2987363v1, whole genome shotgun sequence genomic DNA includes:
- the LOC131167001 gene encoding uncharacterized protein LOC131167001: MGVKVASCFKLPSAFSSSSSSSSSSSSSSSSSLFTAHHRDHHHNNGKKNQLFVLPLAYRSNLFGSCSSSIVLRFPSSHNMMSRSCKVRRSCSASLNEFSDGELSKQIEELVQRFDDGTECNNPNWTIPETFRFGGDENIANVAFRNSFSSSPADWPERDEVAPGSIERKASRVDIPLSIRIIKKKQKLREGFREAGDFSYCSVKKAFSSLVFIIRELQSYALQMRETLLYEDLQEILTGVQRDVNASFVWLFQKVFAGTPTLMVYVMILLANFTVYSMDNNHTAIAASSPPRLCLPVKNQQQSKLESFSAVNTLVVNSSGGVLRKTLIGGNNGGDQNPSSVPDDLRTHVSYELGREEEVRLWDSMVEEASRMQVEWRGEALDHETVQQFVSPVSVELEPDKYLEYFRTELLYQRGLSKDPNNPLLLSNYAQFLFLVAHDHDRAEECFKRAVQAEPPDAEALVQYANFLWIGRKDLWGAEERYQQAMAAEPDNPSHVSKYASFLWSTGGEDTCFLLDTTQ